In Calonectris borealis chromosome Z, bCalBor7.hap1.2, whole genome shotgun sequence, a single genomic region encodes these proteins:
- the PLAA gene encoding phospholipase A-2-activating protein isoform X1, whose amino-acid sequence MAGEGGAYRLRCSLVGHGQDVRGLTRGLFPEGSFVSVSRDRTARLWAPDGLNRGFTEMHCMSGHSNFVSCVCIIPPSDLYPRGLIATGGNDHNICIFTVDNPAPLYVLKGHKNTVCSLSSGKFGTLLSGSWDMTAKVWLNDRCMMTLQGHTAAIWAVKILPEQGLMLTGSADKTIKLWKAGRCERTFTGHEDCVRGLAILSEMEFLSCANDASVRRWQISGECLQVYYGHTNYIYSISVFPQCKDFVTTGEDRSLRIWKQGQCAQTIRLPAQSVWCCCVLDNGDIVVGASDGIIRVFTESLERTASAEEIQAFENELSQASIDPKTGDLGDINADDLPGREHLKEPGTRDGQTRLIKDNGKVEAYQWSVSEGRWIKIGDVVGSSGATQQTSGKVLFEGKEYDYVFTIDVNESGPSYKLPYNITDDPWLTAYNFLQKNDLNPMFLDQVAKFIMDNTKGQTLLSTSDQFSDPFTGAGRYVPGSSSGSSTIPAADPFTGMGAYQSAAAKVENIYFPKKDAVTFDQANPTQILGKLKELNGSATEEHKLTEDDLIILEKLLSATCNTSAETPTAQQLETLWRAVNWPEDIVFPALDILRLSVRHPTVNENFCSEKDHVQFIILLLKFLNPKGKQANQLLALRALCNCFVSQAGQKLMMEQRDEIMTQAIEMKSGNNKNIHIALATLTLNYAVCLHKVNNIEGKAQCLSVISTVMEVVQDLEAIFRLLVALGTLISDDTNAVQLAKSLGVDSQIKKYASVSEPAKVNECCRFVLNLL is encoded by the exons TCTTAACAGGGGTTTTACTGAAATGCACTGTATGAGTGGCCACTCAAATTTTGTATCTTGTGTGTGCATCATACCTCCAAGTGACCTCTATCCTCGTGGGCTGATTGCAACTGGTGGCAATGATCATAATATTTGCATTTTCACAGTTGACAACCCAGCTCCTCTTTACGTCCTTAAGGGTCATAAGAACACAG TTTGCAGCCTTTCATCTGGGAAATTTGGCACGTTATTAAGTGGATCATGGGACATGACAGCCAAGGTCTGGTTGAATGACAGATGTATGATGACATTACAG GGTCATACAGCTGCAATATGGGCAGTGAAAATACTTCCTGAACAGGGATTAATGTTGACTGGTTCAGCTGACAAAACTATTAAACTGTGGAAGGCAGGCAGATGTGAAAGAACATTCACTG GACACGAAGATTGTGTGAGAGGTTTAGCTATTCTCAGTGAAATGGAATTCCTTTCCTGTGCTAATGATGCTAGTGTTCGAAGATGGCAGATCTCTGGCGAGTGTCTGCAGGTGTATTATGGACATACAAATTATATATACAGCATCTCTGTCTTCCCTCAATGTAAAG attttgtaACTACCGGAGAGGATAGATCTCTTAGAATCTGGAAACAAGGGCAATGTGCTCAAACAATCAGACTCCCAGCTCAGTCTGTATGGTGCTGCTGTGTATTAGATAATGGTGACATCGTAGTTGGTGCAAG TGATGGAATTATAAGAGTGTTTACAGAGTCTTTGGAACGTACAGCAAGTGCTGAGGAGATTCAAGCTTTTGAAAATGAGCTTTCTCAAGCATCCATTGACCCTAAAACTGGTGATTTAGGAGATATTAATGCTGATGACCTTCCTGGAAGAGAACATCTTAAGGAACCTG GAACAAGAGATGGACAGACACGGCTTATTAAAGATAATGGGAAAGTAGAAGCATATCAGTGGAGCGTTAGTGAAGGAAGATGGATAAAGATTGGCGATGTTGTTGGTTCTTCTGGAGCCACACAACAAACATCTGGAAAGGTTTTATTTGAAGGAAAG GAGTATGACTATGTTTTCACTATTGATGTAAATGAAAGTGGGCCTTCCTACAAACTGCCATATAACATTACTGATGATCCTTGGCTGACTGCATACAACTTCCTGCAAAAGAATGATCTAAATCCTATGTTTCTGGATCAGGTGGCCAAATTTATTATGGACAACACTAAGGGGCAAACACTGTTGAGTACGAGTGATCAATTTTCAGATCCGTTTACAG GTGCTGGACGTTATGTTCCAGGCTCTTCATCTGGATCAAGTACAATACCTGCAGCAGATCCATTTACAG GAATGGGCGCCTACCAATCAGCTGCAGCGaaagttgaaaatatttattttccgaAGAAGGATGCTGTCACCTTTGACCAGGCCAATCCTACGCAGATACTGG GCAAATTAAAGGAACTTAATGGCAGTGCAACTGAAGAACATAAGCTTACAGAAGATGACTTGATAATCCTAGAAAAGTTACTGTCTGCAACATGCAACACCTCTGCAGAAACACCTACAGCACAGCAGCTTGAGACTTTATGGAGAGCAGTCAACTGGCCAGAAG atATTGTCTTTCCAGCCCTAGACATTCTTAGATTGTCTGTCAGGCATCCCACTGTGAATGAGAACTTCTGCAGTGAAAAGGATCATGTACAATTTATCATCCTTCTTCTTAAATTTTTGAACCCTAAAGGAAAGCAAGCAAACCAGCTGTTGGCACTTAGAGCTCTTTGCAATTGTTTTGTCAGCCAGGCAGGCCAGAAGCTCATGATGGAACAGAGAGATGAAATAATGACACAAGCAATAGAAATGAAATCAGGCAATAATAAGAACATCCACATTGCTCTTGCCACACTGACATTGAACTATGCTGTATGTTTACATAAAGTCAACAACATTGAGGGCAAAGCTCAATGTTTATCAGTAATCAGCACAGTTATGGAAGTTGTTCAAGATCTTGAAGCCATTTTTAGACTGCTTGTGGCTCTTGGGACGCTAATTAGTGATGATACAAATGCTGTACAATTAGCTAAGTCTCTTGGAGTTGACTCTCAAATAAAAAAGTATGCCTCTGTATCAGAACCGGCTAAAGTAAACGAATGCTGTAGGTTTGTTCTTAATCTGCtataa
- the PLAA gene encoding phospholipase A-2-activating protein isoform X2 has translation MAGEGGAYRLRCSLVGHGQDVRGLTRGLFPEGSFVSVSRDRTARLWAPDGLNRGFTEMHCMSGHSNFVSCVCIIPPSDLYPRGLIATGGNDHNICIFTVDNPAPLYVLKGHKNTVCSLSSGKFGTLLSGSWDMTAKVWLNDRCMMTLQGHTAAIWAVKILPEQGLMLTGSADKTIKLWKAGRCERTFTGHEDCVRGLAILSEMEFLSCANDASVRRWQISGECLQVYYGHTNYIYSISVFPQCKDFVTTGEDRSLRIWKQGQCAQTIRLPAQSVWCCCVLDNGDIVVGASDGIIRVFTESLERTASAEEIQAFENELSQASIDPKTGDLGDINADDLPGREHLKEPGTRDGQTRLIKDNGKVEAYQWSVSEGRWIKIGDVVGSSGATQQTSGKVLFEGKEYDYVFTIDVNESGPSYKLPYNITDDPWLTAYNFLQKNDLNPMFLDQVAKFIMDNTKGQTLLSTSDQFSDPFTGAGRYVPGSSSGSSTIPAADPFTGAGRYVPGSASNAVAPVSGVDPYTGMGAYQSAAAKVENIYFPKKDAVTFDQANPTQILGKLKELNGSATEEHKLTEDDLIILEKLLSATCNTSAETPTAQQLETLWRAVNWPEDIVFPALDILRLSVRHPTVNENFCSEKDHVQFIILLLKFLNPKGKQANQLLALRALCNCFVSQAGQKLMMEQRDEIMTQAIEMKSGNNKNIHIALATLTLNYAVCLHKVNNIEGKAQCLSVISTVMEVVQDLEAIFRLLVALGTLISDDTNAVQLAKSLGVDSQIKKYASVSEPAKVNECCRFVLNLL, from the exons TCTTAACAGGGGTTTTACTGAAATGCACTGTATGAGTGGCCACTCAAATTTTGTATCTTGTGTGTGCATCATACCTCCAAGTGACCTCTATCCTCGTGGGCTGATTGCAACTGGTGGCAATGATCATAATATTTGCATTTTCACAGTTGACAACCCAGCTCCTCTTTACGTCCTTAAGGGTCATAAGAACACAG TTTGCAGCCTTTCATCTGGGAAATTTGGCACGTTATTAAGTGGATCATGGGACATGACAGCCAAGGTCTGGTTGAATGACAGATGTATGATGACATTACAG GGTCATACAGCTGCAATATGGGCAGTGAAAATACTTCCTGAACAGGGATTAATGTTGACTGGTTCAGCTGACAAAACTATTAAACTGTGGAAGGCAGGCAGATGTGAAAGAACATTCACTG GACACGAAGATTGTGTGAGAGGTTTAGCTATTCTCAGTGAAATGGAATTCCTTTCCTGTGCTAATGATGCTAGTGTTCGAAGATGGCAGATCTCTGGCGAGTGTCTGCAGGTGTATTATGGACATACAAATTATATATACAGCATCTCTGTCTTCCCTCAATGTAAAG attttgtaACTACCGGAGAGGATAGATCTCTTAGAATCTGGAAACAAGGGCAATGTGCTCAAACAATCAGACTCCCAGCTCAGTCTGTATGGTGCTGCTGTGTATTAGATAATGGTGACATCGTAGTTGGTGCAAG TGATGGAATTATAAGAGTGTTTACAGAGTCTTTGGAACGTACAGCAAGTGCTGAGGAGATTCAAGCTTTTGAAAATGAGCTTTCTCAAGCATCCATTGACCCTAAAACTGGTGATTTAGGAGATATTAATGCTGATGACCTTCCTGGAAGAGAACATCTTAAGGAACCTG GAACAAGAGATGGACAGACACGGCTTATTAAAGATAATGGGAAAGTAGAAGCATATCAGTGGAGCGTTAGTGAAGGAAGATGGATAAAGATTGGCGATGTTGTTGGTTCTTCTGGAGCCACACAACAAACATCTGGAAAGGTTTTATTTGAAGGAAAG GAGTATGACTATGTTTTCACTATTGATGTAAATGAAAGTGGGCCTTCCTACAAACTGCCATATAACATTACTGATGATCCTTGGCTGACTGCATACAACTTCCTGCAAAAGAATGATCTAAATCCTATGTTTCTGGATCAGGTGGCCAAATTTATTATGGACAACACTAAGGGGCAAACACTGTTGAGTACGAGTGATCAATTTTCAGATCCGTTTACAG GTGCTGGACGTTATGTTCCAGGCTCTTCATCTGGATCAAGTACAATACCTGCAGCAGATCCATTTACAG GTGCTGGTCGCTATGTTCCTGGTTCAGCATCAAATGCAGTAGCTCCAGTGAGTGGGGTTGACCCATACACAG GAATGGGCGCCTACCAATCAGCTGCAGCGaaagttgaaaatatttattttccgaAGAAGGATGCTGTCACCTTTGACCAGGCCAATCCTACGCAGATACTGG GCAAATTAAAGGAACTTAATGGCAGTGCAACTGAAGAACATAAGCTTACAGAAGATGACTTGATAATCCTAGAAAAGTTACTGTCTGCAACATGCAACACCTCTGCAGAAACACCTACAGCACAGCAGCTTGAGACTTTATGGAGAGCAGTCAACTGGCCAGAAG atATTGTCTTTCCAGCCCTAGACATTCTTAGATTGTCTGTCAGGCATCCCACTGTGAATGAGAACTTCTGCAGTGAAAAGGATCATGTACAATTTATCATCCTTCTTCTTAAATTTTTGAACCCTAAAGGAAAGCAAGCAAACCAGCTGTTGGCACTTAGAGCTCTTTGCAATTGTTTTGTCAGCCAGGCAGGCCAGAAGCTCATGATGGAACAGAGAGATGAAATAATGACACAAGCAATAGAAATGAAATCAGGCAATAATAAGAACATCCACATTGCTCTTGCCACACTGACATTGAACTATGCTGTATGTTTACATAAAGTCAACAACATTGAGGGCAAAGCTCAATGTTTATCAGTAATCAGCACAGTTATGGAAGTTGTTCAAGATCTTGAAGCCATTTTTAGACTGCTTGTGGCTCTTGGGACGCTAATTAGTGATGATACAAATGCTGTACAATTAGCTAAGTCTCTTGGAGTTGACTCTCAAATAAAAAAGTATGCCTCTGTATCAGAACCGGCTAAAGTAAACGAATGCTGTAGGTTTGTTCTTAATCTGCtataa
- the CAAP1 gene encoding caspase activity and apoptosis inhibitor 1 isoform X1 produces MPGRKSSKEKKRRRSRSCCPGGAPAPGGSERKRRSTESSHGALEEEKCNVPSGEKVEEAEQPSDIEEGGLDLSVSLKPVSFYIADKKEMLQQCFCVIGEKKLQKMLPDILKNCSMDEIKRLCLEQLELLSEKKLLKIFEGKIGADSDTDEEADGGDKAGGEPVSQQDNSIDSTSSLREDNKLEGQESKQGKGEDSDVLSINADAYDSDIEGPCNEEDGPDVQENTVRSGAGQIDDLQKDIEKSVNEILGLAESSPKEPKAATLAVPPSEDVQPSAQQLELLELEMRARAIKALMKAGDVKKQP; encoded by the exons ATGCCGGGCAGGAAGTCTTCCAAGGAAAAGAAGCGGCGCCGCTCGCGTTCCTGCTGCCCGGGGGGAGCCCCGGCGCCGGGCGGCAGCGAGAGGAAGCGGCGGAGCACCGAGTCCAGCCACGGCGCCCTGGAG GAAGAAAAGTGCAATGTACCATCTGGAGAAAAGGTGGAAGAAGCTGAACAACCCAGTGATATAGAAGAAGGAGGATTAGATCTCAGCGTGTCACTCAAACCAGTCAGTTTCTACATCGCggacaaaaaagaaatgcttcagcAGTGTTTCTGTGTCATAGGAGagaaaaaactacagaaaatgcTGCCTGATATTTTAAAG AACTGTTCCATGGACGAAATCAAAAGGCTTTGCTTGGAGCAGTTGGAGCTGCTATCTGAAAAAAAACTGTTGAAGATATTTGAAG GCAAGATTGGAGCTGATTCTGATACTGACGAGGAGGCAGATGGAGGAGACAAGGCTGGAGGTGAACCAGTCAGTCA ACAGGACAACAGTATAGACTCTACTTCTTCTCTGAGAGAAGACAACAAGCTGGAAGGTCAGGAATCAAAACAAG GCAAGGGAGAAGATAGTGATGTCCTCAGCATAAATGCAGATGCATATGATAGTGACATAGAAGGCCCATGTAATGAAGAAGATGGCCCAGATGTGCAAGAAAACACTGTCAGAAGTGGAGCTGGTCAGATAGATGACCTTCAGAAGGACATTGAGAAAAGCGTGAATGAGATTCTGGGGTTGGCAGAGTCGAGCCCAAAGGAGCCCAAAGCAGCAACCTTAGCCGTTCCTCCGTCAGAAGATGTTCAGCCATCAGCACAGCAACTGGAGCTTCTGGAACTCGAGATGAGGGCCAGAGCTATTAAGGCTCTGATGAAAGCTGGTGATGTAAAAAAACAGCCCTGA
- the PLAA gene encoding phospholipase A-2-activating protein isoform X3 codes for MTAKVWLNDRCMMTLQGHTAAIWAVKILPEQGLMLTGSADKTIKLWKAGRCERTFTGHEDCVRGLAILSEMEFLSCANDASVRRWQISGECLQVYYGHTNYIYSISVFPQCKDFVTTGEDRSLRIWKQGQCAQTIRLPAQSVWCCCVLDNGDIVVGASDGIIRVFTESLERTASAEEIQAFENELSQASIDPKTGDLGDINADDLPGREHLKEPGTRDGQTRLIKDNGKVEAYQWSVSEGRWIKIGDVVGSSGATQQTSGKVLFEGKEYDYVFTIDVNESGPSYKLPYNITDDPWLTAYNFLQKNDLNPMFLDQVAKFIMDNTKGQTLLSTSDQFSDPFTGAGRYVPGSSSGSSTIPAADPFTGAGRYVPGSASNAVAPVSGVDPYTGMGAYQSAAAKVENIYFPKKDAVTFDQANPTQILGKLKELNGSATEEHKLTEDDLIILEKLLSATCNTSAETPTAQQLETLWRAVNWPEDIVFPALDILRLSVRHPTVNENFCSEKDHVQFIILLLKFLNPKGKQANQLLALRALCNCFVSQAGQKLMMEQRDEIMTQAIEMKSGNNKNIHIALATLTLNYAVCLHKVNNIEGKAQCLSVISTVMEVVQDLEAIFRLLVALGTLISDDTNAVQLAKSLGVDSQIKKYASVSEPAKVNECCRFVLNLL; via the exons ATGACAGCCAAGGTCTGGTTGAATGACAGATGTATGATGACATTACAG GGTCATACAGCTGCAATATGGGCAGTGAAAATACTTCCTGAACAGGGATTAATGTTGACTGGTTCAGCTGACAAAACTATTAAACTGTGGAAGGCAGGCAGATGTGAAAGAACATTCACTG GACACGAAGATTGTGTGAGAGGTTTAGCTATTCTCAGTGAAATGGAATTCCTTTCCTGTGCTAATGATGCTAGTGTTCGAAGATGGCAGATCTCTGGCGAGTGTCTGCAGGTGTATTATGGACATACAAATTATATATACAGCATCTCTGTCTTCCCTCAATGTAAAG attttgtaACTACCGGAGAGGATAGATCTCTTAGAATCTGGAAACAAGGGCAATGTGCTCAAACAATCAGACTCCCAGCTCAGTCTGTATGGTGCTGCTGTGTATTAGATAATGGTGACATCGTAGTTGGTGCAAG TGATGGAATTATAAGAGTGTTTACAGAGTCTTTGGAACGTACAGCAAGTGCTGAGGAGATTCAAGCTTTTGAAAATGAGCTTTCTCAAGCATCCATTGACCCTAAAACTGGTGATTTAGGAGATATTAATGCTGATGACCTTCCTGGAAGAGAACATCTTAAGGAACCTG GAACAAGAGATGGACAGACACGGCTTATTAAAGATAATGGGAAAGTAGAAGCATATCAGTGGAGCGTTAGTGAAGGAAGATGGATAAAGATTGGCGATGTTGTTGGTTCTTCTGGAGCCACACAACAAACATCTGGAAAGGTTTTATTTGAAGGAAAG GAGTATGACTATGTTTTCACTATTGATGTAAATGAAAGTGGGCCTTCCTACAAACTGCCATATAACATTACTGATGATCCTTGGCTGACTGCATACAACTTCCTGCAAAAGAATGATCTAAATCCTATGTTTCTGGATCAGGTGGCCAAATTTATTATGGACAACACTAAGGGGCAAACACTGTTGAGTACGAGTGATCAATTTTCAGATCCGTTTACAG GTGCTGGACGTTATGTTCCAGGCTCTTCATCTGGATCAAGTACAATACCTGCAGCAGATCCATTTACAG GTGCTGGTCGCTATGTTCCTGGTTCAGCATCAAATGCAGTAGCTCCAGTGAGTGGGGTTGACCCATACACAG GAATGGGCGCCTACCAATCAGCTGCAGCGaaagttgaaaatatttattttccgaAGAAGGATGCTGTCACCTTTGACCAGGCCAATCCTACGCAGATACTGG GCAAATTAAAGGAACTTAATGGCAGTGCAACTGAAGAACATAAGCTTACAGAAGATGACTTGATAATCCTAGAAAAGTTACTGTCTGCAACATGCAACACCTCTGCAGAAACACCTACAGCACAGCAGCTTGAGACTTTATGGAGAGCAGTCAACTGGCCAGAAG atATTGTCTTTCCAGCCCTAGACATTCTTAGATTGTCTGTCAGGCATCCCACTGTGAATGAGAACTTCTGCAGTGAAAAGGATCATGTACAATTTATCATCCTTCTTCTTAAATTTTTGAACCCTAAAGGAAAGCAAGCAAACCAGCTGTTGGCACTTAGAGCTCTTTGCAATTGTTTTGTCAGCCAGGCAGGCCAGAAGCTCATGATGGAACAGAGAGATGAAATAATGACACAAGCAATAGAAATGAAATCAGGCAATAATAAGAACATCCACATTGCTCTTGCCACACTGACATTGAACTATGCTGTATGTTTACATAAAGTCAACAACATTGAGGGCAAAGCTCAATGTTTATCAGTAATCAGCACAGTTATGGAAGTTGTTCAAGATCTTGAAGCCATTTTTAGACTGCTTGTGGCTCTTGGGACGCTAATTAGTGATGATACAAATGCTGTACAATTAGCTAAGTCTCTTGGAGTTGACTCTCAAATAAAAAAGTATGCCTCTGTATCAGAACCGGCTAAAGTAAACGAATGCTGTAGGTTTGTTCTTAATCTGCtataa
- the CAAP1 gene encoding caspase activity and apoptosis inhibitor 1 isoform X2 → MLQQCFCVIGEKKLQKMLPDILKNCSMDEIKRLCLEQLELLSEKKLLKIFEGKIGADSDTDEEADGGDKAGGEPVSQQDNSIDSTSSLREDNKLEGQESKQGKGEDSDVLSINADAYDSDIEGPCNEEDGPDVQENTVRSGAGQIDDLQKDIEKSVNEILGLAESSPKEPKAATLAVPPSEDVQPSAQQLELLELEMRARAIKALMKAGDVKKQP, encoded by the exons atgcttcagcAGTGTTTCTGTGTCATAGGAGagaaaaaactacagaaaatgcTGCCTGATATTTTAAAG AACTGTTCCATGGACGAAATCAAAAGGCTTTGCTTGGAGCAGTTGGAGCTGCTATCTGAAAAAAAACTGTTGAAGATATTTGAAG GCAAGATTGGAGCTGATTCTGATACTGACGAGGAGGCAGATGGAGGAGACAAGGCTGGAGGTGAACCAGTCAGTCA ACAGGACAACAGTATAGACTCTACTTCTTCTCTGAGAGAAGACAACAAGCTGGAAGGTCAGGAATCAAAACAAG GCAAGGGAGAAGATAGTGATGTCCTCAGCATAAATGCAGATGCATATGATAGTGACATAGAAGGCCCATGTAATGAAGAAGATGGCCCAGATGTGCAAGAAAACACTGTCAGAAGTGGAGCTGGTCAGATAGATGACCTTCAGAAGGACATTGAGAAAAGCGTGAATGAGATTCTGGGGTTGGCAGAGTCGAGCCCAAAGGAGCCCAAAGCAGCAACCTTAGCCGTTCCTCCGTCAGAAGATGTTCAGCCATCAGCACAGCAACTGGAGCTTCTGGAACTCGAGATGAGGGCCAGAGCTATTAAGGCTCTGATGAAAGCTGGTGATGTAAAAAAACAGCCCTGA